One stretch of Zhihengliuella flava DNA includes these proteins:
- a CDS encoding DMT family transporter: MVWVAVSCAVIAAFFLAFGAQRQGGAVRQTTGGLNLGHRGVLRLLTNPRWVLGLILMGIGMALNVYALATAPLTVVQPIGAIALVITTVVHAREVGIRLNRPTFLAIIACVGGSIGFVLLAINVTDPHPQVSAREELITVLLLAIAVAVFGSLAILLRHRQSAFFYIMGAGVLFGFVAVLVRTLAISLMQSQGNLLANVSWLVVIAVAVAGLLGTYFVQNAYSSGPPDLVIAGLTVIDPMVGIAIGIAVLGELRDDVHPIMAMSMVGFAIVATVGVIALSRHHPDAHRQRSDHHSKES; the protein is encoded by the coding sequence ATGGTCTGGGTAGCGGTCTCGTGCGCGGTCATTGCCGCGTTCTTTCTCGCCTTCGGGGCCCAACGTCAGGGAGGTGCCGTTCGGCAGACGACCGGTGGCCTCAACTTGGGTCACCGTGGAGTGCTCCGGCTGCTCACCAACCCCCGGTGGGTGCTTGGCTTGATCCTGATGGGGATCGGGATGGCGCTGAACGTCTACGCGCTCGCCACGGCGCCGCTGACGGTCGTGCAGCCGATCGGGGCCATTGCGTTGGTGATCACGACCGTGGTCCATGCGCGGGAAGTGGGAATCCGGTTGAACCGGCCGACGTTCCTCGCCATTATCGCCTGTGTCGGCGGCAGCATTGGCTTTGTTTTGCTGGCCATCAACGTGACTGATCCGCACCCTCAGGTGAGTGCCCGTGAGGAACTGATCACGGTACTACTTTTAGCTATCGCGGTGGCCGTCTTCGGTTCCCTGGCGATTCTCCTCCGTCACCGGCAGAGCGCGTTCTTCTACATCATGGGCGCTGGGGTGCTCTTCGGGTTCGTGGCGGTGTTGGTGAGGACCCTGGCCATCAGCCTGATGCAATCGCAAGGCAACCTCTTGGCCAACGTGTCGTGGCTCGTCGTGATCGCTGTGGCGGTCGCGGGCTTGCTAGGGACGTACTTTGTCCAGAATGCCTATTCGTCGGGCCCACCCGACCTCGTGATTGCGGGCCTGACCGTCATCGACCCGATGGTGGGTATTGCGATTGGAATCGCCGTGCTCGGCGAATTGCGGGACGACGTGCACCCAATTATGGCAATGTCCATGGTGGGATTTGCCATCGTCGCCACCGTCGGTGTGATCGCTCTGTCCCGCCACCACCCCGATGCCCATCGACAACGATCCGACCATCATTCCAAGGAGTCATGA
- a CDS encoding phage holin family protein: protein MSGTETGRRTASPINVIKDLGRLVPKQINDELQLAKRQLTSKGINVGVAAGLGVAALLFLSALGICLLVAAIMGLAEVMPAWGAALVVAAFFLLLIVIVALIAVVKIKKAMPLMPEDALRGFKHDLGILKEGSAFDVSTLDQPEPTREEKERMAAEKEAEKAKKEAEKENLSYAELKARSEARRAHLAELRDKLGKQASTAEKTAEKAYGLKEKLQKFKPGSSTDGQ from the coding sequence ATGTCAGGAACCGAGACGGGGCGCCGGACAGCTTCGCCGATCAACGTGATCAAAGACTTGGGTCGACTCGTGCCCAAGCAGATCAATGACGAGCTCCAGCTGGCCAAGCGACAGTTGACGTCCAAGGGAATCAACGTCGGCGTAGCAGCCGGCCTGGGCGTGGCCGCGCTCCTTTTCCTCTCCGCCTTGGGCATCTGCCTGCTGGTCGCGGCCATTATGGGGTTGGCTGAAGTCATGCCGGCGTGGGGCGCAGCCCTCGTCGTCGCGGCGTTCTTCCTCCTGCTGATCGTGATCGTGGCGTTGATCGCCGTCGTGAAGATCAAGAAGGCCATGCCGCTCATGCCCGAGGACGCGCTGCGCGGCTTCAAGCACGATCTCGGCATCCTCAAGGAAGGCAGCGCCTTCGACGTCTCGACGCTCGATCAGCCCGAGCCCACGCGGGAGGAGAAGGAGCGCATGGCCGCCGAGAAGGAAGCGGAAAAGGCCAAGAAGGAGGCGGAGAAGGAGAACCTGTCCTACGCCGAGCTCAAGGCGCGCTCCGAGGCACGCCGCGCGCACCTCGCTGAGCTCCGGGACAAGCTCGGCAAGCAAGCCTCCACCGCGGAAAAGACGGCCGAGAAGGCCTACGGCCTCAAGGAGAAGCTGCAGAAGTTCAAGCCCGGTTCCTCGACCGATGGTCAGTAG
- a CDS encoding CDP-alcohol phosphatidyltransferase family protein, with product MRFIGAGTRDDVEYRIRATFWTIPNVITVLRFCLVPYFVWLVFAGHFLTATIVLAILGSTDWIDGFLARRFNQMSTVGAWLDPLADRLSLLVVATTFVLAGIAPAWLVYSIVVPDLILIVNSLILFRGSPELPVSIIGKVRTAALLVGTPLLLLGQVESVRSPTYDAVATAVLALGCALHIIAAAGYFVAAHRKYRRDRRDRNASESSSARAADPDGSTWSG from the coding sequence TTGCGGTTTATCGGGGCGGGGACCCGTGACGACGTCGAATACCGCATCCGTGCGACGTTCTGGACCATCCCGAACGTCATCACGGTGCTGCGGTTTTGCCTCGTGCCGTACTTCGTGTGGCTGGTCTTTGCTGGCCACTTCTTGACCGCAACCATCGTCCTGGCGATTCTCGGTTCCACCGACTGGATTGACGGGTTTTTGGCCCGGCGGTTCAACCAAATGTCGACCGTAGGCGCGTGGCTGGATCCGCTCGCGGATCGGCTCTCCCTGTTGGTCGTGGCCACGACCTTCGTCCTCGCTGGGATTGCGCCCGCCTGGCTCGTGTATTCCATCGTGGTGCCGGATCTGATCTTGATCGTGAATTCGTTGATCTTGTTCCGTGGAAGCCCCGAGCTGCCGGTCAGCATCATCGGCAAGGTGCGCACGGCAGCGTTGCTGGTGGGCACACCACTGCTGTTACTGGGGCAGGTCGAATCGGTTCGATCGCCGACGTACGACGCCGTCGCCACCGCTGTGCTCGCCCTCGGGTGCGCGCTGCACATCATCGCCGCGGCAGGGTACTTCGTGGCAGCGCACCGTAAATATCGGCGCGATCGCCGGGATCGAAACGCGAGCGAGTCGTCATCGGCCCGTGCCGCCGACCCTGATGGCAGCACATGGTCTGGGTAG
- a CDS encoding glycosyltransferase has product MSRVPSDSDMPSGSPLKILIAADTYPPDVNGAAVFCYRLATAMHARGHEVHVVAARTDSGPSTVEVRPEATIHRLVSHAVPTHPSYRLCFPWRAGPELGRILDEVRPDVVHVQCHYMIGQAAVNQAQRRGIRIVATNHFMPENLDPFLPFPRWFKRIVAKNSWRDMGRIMGRADVVTTPTPLAAAAMRQRAGLDSVLALSNGIDSAHYELADGEDVQRREHPTVLFVGRLAVEKNIDVLIDAVAATRAGAHLEVIGGGEQLESLQQKAREAHVEHRVHFRGHVDDAALREAYLAADVFCQPGTAELQSLVTLEALSASRPVVLANAMALPHLVDDGVNGYLFAPGDAAELAEKLDAILGADDASRQAMGEASHAKAVKHSQDKTMSTFEAIYRGADYAEVAP; this is encoded by the coding sequence ATGAGCCGCGTGCCCAGTGACAGCGACATGCCCAGTGGATCACCACTGAAAATTCTCATCGCCGCCGATACCTATCCACCGGATGTGAACGGCGCGGCGGTTTTTTGCTATCGATTGGCGACGGCGATGCACGCGCGGGGCCACGAGGTGCACGTGGTGGCGGCGCGCACGGACTCCGGTCCCAGCACCGTCGAGGTGCGCCCGGAGGCGACGATTCACCGGCTCGTCTCCCACGCGGTGCCGACCCACCCGAGCTATCGGCTCTGTTTCCCCTGGCGAGCCGGCCCCGAACTGGGGCGCATTCTCGATGAGGTACGCCCCGACGTGGTCCACGTGCAGTGCCACTACATGATCGGTCAAGCCGCCGTTAATCAGGCCCAACGGCGGGGGATACGGATCGTGGCGACGAATCACTTTATGCCGGAAAACCTGGACCCGTTTCTTCCCTTTCCGCGGTGGTTCAAGCGCATTGTGGCGAAGAATTCTTGGCGGGACATGGGACGCATCATGGGCCGGGCCGACGTCGTCACCACGCCGACGCCGCTGGCCGCCGCCGCCATGCGGCAGCGCGCCGGGCTCGACTCCGTGCTGGCCCTGTCCAACGGGATTGACTCGGCCCACTACGAACTGGCCGACGGCGAGGACGTGCAGCGCCGAGAACACCCGACGGTGCTCTTCGTCGGGCGCCTCGCCGTGGAGAAGAATATCGACGTTTTGATTGACGCCGTGGCCGCTACCCGGGCTGGCGCTCACCTCGAAGTCATTGGTGGGGGTGAGCAGCTCGAGTCGTTGCAACAGAAGGCTCGTGAGGCGCACGTCGAGCATCGAGTGCACTTCCGTGGACACGTCGACGACGCGGCGCTTCGAGAGGCCTACTTGGCCGCGGACGTGTTTTGCCAGCCGGGCACCGCGGAACTGCAATCCTTGGTGACGCTCGAGGCGCTGTCCGCCTCCCGGCCCGTGGTGCTGGCTAACGCGATGGCGCTGCCCCACCTGGTCGACGACGGGGTGAACGGGTACCTGTTCGCGCCCGGCGACGCGGCAGAGCTCGCGGAGAAGCTCGACGCGATTTTGGGCGCCGATGACGCCAGCCGTCAGGCGATGGGAGAGGCCTCCCACGCCAAGGCCGTCAAGCACAGTCAAGACAAGACGATGTCGACCTTCGAGGCGATTTATCGAGGCGCCGACTACGCGGAGGTCGCCCCCTAA